CGGATGAGTAAACTCTTTGTTTCTGTTGTGCAGAGGATTCACTTCCCGCTGCTTGCAAGTTCCAATTTGAAGATATGACGTCTTCATCTCTGGTAATTGTATTGAAGGAAACATGTTCGTCATCATTGGATAATATCGAAGGCTACAAGCTTTGGTATTGCAAGAGCCTAGAAGAGCCGCATCAGAAGGAACCCATTTGTGTCTTTCCAAAAGATCAGAGAAGGATTCTTATATCAAACCTGCAGCCGTGCACAGAATACACTTTTCGGATAATCTCATTTACGGAGACCGGTGACTTTGGTCACTCCGAGGCCAAGTGTTTCACCAAAAGTGTAGAGATAATACACAAGAATGCTGATTCGACCATGGCTGCTGATCGAAAGAGTGAAAACGTGGGCGTCGAAGGAAGCTCATCTGGCGCGAAGAAAGAGCCCAAGATCTCAGCATCTGCGTCTTCTGGTTTCAAGGTCCGAGACCTCGGAAAGATTCTACGTCTAGCTTGGGCACAGGAAGAAGGTTGTTTTGATGGGTTTTGCAATGCCGATCTTGAAGAATGTTGTGGTGGTGATGGTTCGATGAAACCTGAAACAGTTGATGATGACCAACCACCAGTTGATCTGCGTGAGCTTGATTTAAATGTAGTCTCAGTGCCAGATCTGAATGCGGCTGCAACTCCTCCGTTTGAGTCTTCCAGAGATGAAGATATAGGATGTACTTCAGAGCGGGCTGTGGAGGCTGAAGATGATATCAATTCTGGGGGGATGGAGAAGAATGGCCGGGCAAAATTGCATGGAAGTGGCGACTCTGAGACCTGGGCAGTTAGGCCGATCAGGGAAGTACCTGCTGTAGAATCCCGAACAGAAGTCTGCAAGAAGCGGTCACCCACTGGGAACGAAGAAGCGTATGATTGTGATAGCACTTTGATCAATGGGTCACCATTGCGAATTACAGGCAGGTCCAATTGTTTGGATGGGACCTACGAGTACTGTGTAAAGATTATCCGGTGGTTGGAATGTGGGGGCCACATCGAACGGGATTTCAGAATGAAGTTCCTCACATGGTTTAGCTTGAGATCAACCGAAAAGGAGCGTAGAGTGGTGAATACCTTTATACAGACTCTGGTCGATGACCCAAGCAGCTTGGCAGGCCAACTggttgattcatttttggatattgTATCCTGCAAGAGACCACGCCATGGTTTCTGTAGTAAGCTGTGGCACTGACATGCAACAAATTGGAGGGTACCTGGAGACTGTTTGCTAattattcatgatttttcatggcaAGAGAAGTTTCTGATTGTGTTCTTGTCATCCATTCTCTATGTACAGGCATTTATGATCGATCATCTTAGGGAGCAATATTTATTCTGACCATGCCTCGATTCATGGGCATGATTTTCCAGCCAAAGATTTTTAGTTGCAGCCTGTGGAGACAGTTTCTGAATTTATTCATGGGGTGGGGTCTCGCAGAAGAGAAATATATTTTTTGCTTCCAAGCAGACTTTTGCTTCCATGCATTCACTGATACTTTCAGCATTTGCAAGTACTTCCAAATTATTTTGGTCCTGGAGAAGTCAGGTCTAttcatttttatcttctttttcttaaaGTTGGCTGGATTGGACAGCGGTGGTCAATATATAAATTCTATTCCTTAATCATCTGTGTTCGTAAATGATGGTGAATTTCTCCATGAAATTTCCTTTGGAATCATATGGTAGGTTATAATATCATTCAGATGGaatttgtcttctttttttttcatcccAATTGCAGGATGATGAAATTGTGGAGTGATGGAATTATTTACTGTTTTTCTTGCTAACCCTTACCTTTTGTGCAGAAAAAAGGGGAAGAAGAGACTGGTAGTTACATGCAGTGTTGTCTaaatcctacaatttatgatttgagtggaatcttaagcaaaatgatttaAATCCCTCTTTGAATCCCTTTTAGATGAATTTTACGATTCTATAATCGGAATCCTACgaattgaaattgtattttttcttttataattaaGCTtaacttggctttcattttataatttaaaatc
This region of Magnolia sinica isolate HGM2019 chromosome 1, MsV1, whole genome shotgun sequence genomic DNA includes:
- the LOC131254798 gene encoding VIN3-like protein 1, which encodes MTEQLLKTVSKGCKNHESRRTSSSQSTPNSSQTPKKQQRKGDNPVRLPSSTELPPDDGCPSTWICKNSACRAVLSSDDTFCKRCSCCICHLFDDNKDPSLWLVCTSESAERDSCGLSCHIECALQRQKVGVADLGEFMQLDGSYCCASCGKVSGIIGCWRKQLVIAKEARRVDVLCYRISLSHRLLDGTSRFKELHDIIGDAKAKIETEVGPVNGVSAKMARGIVSRLSVAGDVQKLCSLAIEKADAWLSSSQAKPTHREDSLPAACKFQFEDMTSSSLVIVLKETCSSSLDNIEGYKLWYCKSLEEPHQKEPICVFPKDQRRILISNLQPCTEYTFRIISFTETGDFGHSEAKCFTKSVEIIHKNADSTMAADRKSENVGVEGSSSGAKKEPKISASASSGFKVRDLGKILRLAWAQEEGCFDGFCNADLEECCGGDGSMKPETVDDDQPPVDLRELDLNVVSVPDLNAAATPPFESSRDEDIGCTSERAVEAEDDINSGGMEKNGRAKLHGSGDSETWAVRPIREVPAVESRTEVCKKRSPTGNEEAYDCDSTLINGSPLRITGRSNCLDGTYEYCVKIIRWLECGGHIERDFRMKFLTWFSLRSTEKERRVVNTFIQTLVDDPSSLAGQLVDSFLDIVSCKRPRHGFCSKLWH